In Montipora foliosa isolate CH-2021 chromosome 13, ASM3666993v2, whole genome shotgun sequence, one DNA window encodes the following:
- the LOC137983522 gene encoding uncharacterized protein, whose amino-acid sequence MASRCEDTRVTDDFLDELPNFHIDIFSELEEHRGRFAEVSESDVEKFIKGEENANTKRKTFYDLKLVKKFLVEERHEIREVEKIPPTELDGYLSQFVLAARTKTGKDYEPSSLRRILASVERHLSRYSYGKTIFKDSDFKKTRDALKAKQKAKQKELKRHGLGNRPQATTALTDNEIEILFDKKLLGLSSLQALLNKVWLNNMIHFGLRGCKEQKELQWGDVILKTDSGDKEYLEYFERQTKTRTGEDPRNQRPIKPRMYANNDAISVDRDPVHVYKMHKEKRPPSMLEPDSSFYLSVNYFKTETHSSVEGNNWFKAQPMGVNNIMKDMTQAAGISGKTNHRSRKTLVQKLQDSGVPPNQIIQITGHKNVQSVNNYSSLQEKQMESISRILSSTTKAATNVAQTKNNLTAQPLAEHRIASTSTTSSTLDVNSFNENRLQTMFHGNYINGGVFNINLAPAKNEVKSPEVDPKRKKR is encoded by the coding sequence ATGGCCTCGAGGTGCGAAGACACTAGAGTTACCGATGACTTTCTCGATGAGCTGCCAAATTTTCACATCGATATTTTTTCCGAGCTTGAAGAACATCGAGGAAGATTTGCCGAAGTCTCAGAAagtgatgttgaaaaattcattAAGGGGGAAGAAAATGCAAACACTAAAAGAAAGACCTTCTACGActtaaaattagtaaaaaaattTCTGGTAGAAGAGCGCCACGAAATCAGAGAAGTAGAGAAGATTCCTCCAACTGAATTAGACGGCTACTTGAGCCAGTTTGTTTTAGCTGCAAGGACCAAGACTGGAAAAGATTATGAACCGTCATCGCTCCGCAGAATTTTGGCTAGTGTTGAACGCCATTTGAGTCGCTACAGTTACGGCAAAACCATCTTCAAAGacagtgattttaaaaaaacaagagacGCGCTGAAGGCGAaacaaaaggcaaaacaaaagGAACTCAAGCGGCATGGACTCGGAAACAGACCACAAGCCACAACGGCTCTTACGGACAACGAAATTGAGattttatttgacaaaaagTTGCTTGGATTAAGTTCACTGCAAGCTCTATTAAATAAGGTGTGGCTAAACAACATGATTCACTTTGGCCTTCGCGGATGTAAGGAACAAAAAGAACTCCAATGGGGAGATGTCATTTTAAAAACTGACAGTGGTGATAAAGAATATCTCGAGTACTTTGAACGCCAAACAAAGACTCGAACAGGAGAGGATCCACGGAATCAAAGGCCGATCAAGCCGCGAATGTATGCCAACAATGATGCCATTTCTGTAGATCGTGATCCGGTGCACGTTTACAAGATGCACAAAGAAAAACGACCACCATCCATGCTAGAACCGGATTCAAGTTTCTATTTGTCTGTAAATTACTTTAAAACAGAAACTCATTCATCAGTGGAAGGCAATAACTGGTTCAAAGCACAACCAATGGGAGTAAACAATATCATGAAAGACATGACACAAGCGGCGGGGATTTCAGGCAAAACAAACCACAGAAGTAGAAAAACTTTAGTTCAAAAACTCCAGGACAGTGGAGTTCCTCCCAACCAGATAATTCAAATAACGGGGCATAAAAACGTACAGTCAGTTAACAATTACAGTTCTCTTCAAGAAAAGCAAATGGAAAGTATTTCACGTATTCTTTCCTCGACAACCAAGGCCGCTACCAACGTCGCACAGACCAAAAACAACTTGACAGCGCAACCCCTGGCAGAGCATCGAATCGCTTCAACGTCTACCACTTCATCTACCTTGGATGTGAATTCCTTCAATGAGAATAGGCTCCAAACGATGTTTCACGGAAATTACATAAATGGAGGCGTCTTTAACATTAACTTAGCACCCGCAAAAAATGAAGTAAAGAGTCCAGAAGTTGACCCGAAGCGTAAGAAAAGGTGA
- the LOC137983523 gene encoding putative ATP-dependent DNA helicase Q1, protein MAESTVSEEEFSWSLAQALKDFSVESLKAEQVECIRRLICLREDVLAVLPTGFGKSLIYQIIPNVCSCLVLKKSKETKSFVVCVVSPLEYIRKQQVESIKKLDCGLRTAAIGERDEMDKDIEEGRVNIIFGSAEQWLSDESLTVWQGIGRKGKAAFREAFGRVLELRSLMKNVTPVLGLTATANKDMRDHLIKYLGMKSNLKPIVVSPNKDNIRFTVLKADKSMHCFDWLVDVLKEKKENTPFTIIFCKTVNDIVSVLTFFLMKLGQSGLYIDGECPKHERCLLGVYYSQTPQKHKDSVNSSFEGLSGNVRVVCASTSLSMGVDFKHVQYVVHYGPSKNLISHLQEAGRAGRDGREAFHTSLSRETPCYVCCNVCHKNCKCAGSDCSIPIPIFDCERAPSTVDLEKSRTVSEDERLCLKDALYEVQSSLSSESKVRMFDSTGVVGHGLSNAVIEAVVSNAQNIFNVYDVIDHCNAPSLKTAVIMLEIVNELFCNVDIPDELYSLVSHQEHLYLVNHFTSSLPNDIPAYETGEDLGLDDLELDDTLVD, encoded by the exons ATGGCAGAAAGTACAGTGAGCGAGGAGGAGTTTTCTTGGTCGTTGGCACAAGCTTTGAAAGATTTCTCAGTAGAGTCTCTTAAGGCAGAGCAAGTTGAATGTATCCGTCGCTTAATCTGTCTACGTGAGGACGTTTTAGCTGTTCTTCCTACCGGTTTCGGAAAGAGTTTAATCTATCAGATTATCCCGAACGTGTGCTCGTGTCTGGTACTAAAGAAGAGCAAGGAAACGAAATCTTTTGTGGTCTGCGTTGTAAGCCCGCTAGAGTATATTAGAAAACAACAAGTTGAAAGCATTAAGAAGCTGGATTGTGGTTTACGCACAGCGGCCATTGGCGAAAGAGATGAAATGGACAAAGACATTGAAGAGGGACGTGTAAATATCATCTTTGGGAGTGCTGAACAGTGGCTCAGCGACGAAAGCCTTACAGTTTGGCA GGGAAtaggaaggaaaggaaaagcaGCATTTCGAGAGGCTTTTGGTCGTGTTCTAGAATTGCGGTCACTAATGAAGAACGTTACGCCAGTGCTAGGACTAACTGCAACTGCCAACAAAGACATGCGTGACCACTTGATAAAATACCTTGGAATGAAGAGCAACCTGAAACCAATAGTAGTTAGTCCTAACAAGGACAACATTCGGTTCACAGTTCTTAAAGCAGACAAAAGTATGCATTGTTTTGACTGGCTTGTAGACGTtttgaaggaaaagaaagaaaatacaccATTCACAATAATCTTTTGTAAGACAGTTAACGACATTGTTTCAGTTCTGACATTTTTTCTCATGAAACTTGGACAGTCCGGTCTGTATATTGATGGTGAATGTCCAAAACACGAGAGGTGTCTGCTTGGCGTATATTACTCACAGACACCTCAAAAACACAAAGACAGTGTGAACAGTTCTTTTGAAGGTTTATCTGGAAATGTGAGGGTGGTGTGTGCATCAACTTCACTCAGTATGGGAGTTGACTTCAAACATGTTCAGTATGTTGTGCACTATGGGCCTTCCAAGAACCTCATAAGTCATCTACAGGAAGCAGGACGTGCTGGACGAGATGGAAGGGAGGCTTTTCACACAAGTTTATCAAGGGAGACACCTTGTTACGT CTGTTGTAATGTGTGCCATAAGAACTGTAAATGCGCAGGTTCTGATTGCAGTATACCTATTCCAATATTTGATTGTGAACGTGCACCTTCCACTGTAGACCTAGAAAAATCTAGGACAGTTTCAGAGGATGAAAGATTGTGCCTTAAGGATGCCTTATATGAAGTTCAAAGTTCGCTTTCTTCAGAATCAAAGGTGCGGATGTTTGACAGCACAGGAGTCGTTGGACATGGCCTATCTAATGCAGTAATTGAAGCAGTTGTGAGTAATGCACAGaacatttttaatgtttatgaTGTCATTGATCACTGCAATGCACCTTCTTTAAAGACTGCTGTTATTATGCTCGAAATAGTTAATGAATTGTTTTGTAATGTTGACATTCCTGATGAACTTTATTCACTAGTTTCTCACCAGGAACATCTGTATTTAGTTAATCATTTTACATCTTCTCTACCTAATGACATTCCTGCATATGAGACTGGCGAAGACTTGGGGTTGGATGATTTGGAGTTAGATGATACCCTGGTAGATTAA